AGCAGAAACCTTTGGCTTTGGAACGTTTCATTTCGGATAATTCCGCATCCAGTTTCTCGAGGACTTCACGAGGAGCTTCGTACACATTATTTCCTCTTCCCAGATAACAGGGATCATGGAAGGTAATTTTTTTACCCTGAAAACTTCCACCCTGAACTTTTATTTTTCCTTCTGAAAATAGCTTCTGTAACAATTCGGAATGATGTACGACCTCGTAATTACCACCCAGCTCAGGATATTCGTTCTTTAATGTATTGAAACAATGCGGACAGGCAGTTACAATTTTTCGTATTCCATATCCATTCAAAACCTGGATATTCATCATCGCCTGCATCTGGAATAAAAACTCATTCCCGGCTCGTTTCGCGGGATCTCCGGTGCAGCTTTCTTCAGAACCCAACACGGCATATTTAACTCCGGCATGATGCAGAATTTTTGCAACCGCACGAGTAATTTTCTGAGCTCTCTCGTCAAAACTCCCCGCGCAGCCTACCCAGAAAAGTACATCCGGTGCTTCTCCCTTTGCGGCGTATTCAGCCATTGTTGGTACCTGGAAATTCATTTGATAGTGAAGAGTGAATGGTGATTAGTAAATAGTTGTTCGTTGTTGGTTATTGGTTGTTGGTGACGTGAAATGATCTGAACTTACTTTTATCCTTCAACCTAATTTTGAATTTTGACTTTTGAATTTTAACTTAATTCTATGCTCCTTCTTCCGCCCATTTGAACCGATCTGCCTGGGCAAATTGCCATGGAGCACCATTGTTTTCAATTTTACTAAACATCCCGGCCAGTTCTTGTGGAACTTTTGATTCTTCCATCACAAGATATCGGCGCATGTCGACAATGATACTGAGCGGATCAATATTCACAGGACAAGCATCCGTGCACGCATTGCAACTTGTACATGCCCACAATTCCTCTTCTGTAATATAATTCAGCAATGATTTATCGTCACGGAAATCTTTGCCATGCTTGTCGATATTTTTTCCTACTTCCTCCAGTCGATCACGTGTGTCCATCATGATTTTCCGGGGAGAAAGCAGTTTGCCTGTTTGATTAGCCGGACAAGAAGAAGTACATCGGCCGCACTCAGTGCAGGAATATGCATCCATCAATTGTTTCCAGGTGAGATCATACACGTCTTTGGCACCAAATCGTTGCGGAGCAGCATTGGGATCTGTCGGAGGAGGAACCGCGGATGGATCCAGCATCAGCTTCACCTCACGGGTGACACTTTCCATGTTTGTGAATCTTCCTTTTTGCTCCAGGTTGGAATAATAAGTGTTCGGGAAAGAAAGAAAAATGTGGAAGTGTTTTGAATACGGAACATAGTTGAGAAACAGAAGAATCCCGACAATGTGAAACCACCAGCAGAAACGTTCAATCATTTCCAGTGATTCACTGCTCATTCCGGAAAACACATTAGCGAACATTGAACTCACCGGGAAAGAACCAGCCTGGATATAATGTCCGAAGCCTCTGCTTTGAAGGATGCTGTCGGTGGCGTTCATGGTCAGGAAAGCAGTCATCAGCAATACCTCTGTGATCAGAATGATATTCGCATCTGTTCGTGGCCAGGAGGTCATTTCT
Above is a window of Bacteroidota bacterium DNA encoding:
- a CDS encoding (Fe-S)-binding protein gives rise to the protein MNFQVPTMAEYAAKGEAPDVLFWVGCAGSFDERAQKITRAVAKILHHAGVKYAVLGSEESCTGDPAKRAGNEFLFQMQAMMNIQVLNGYGIRKIVTACPHCFNTLKNEYPELGGNYEVVHHSELLQKLFSEGKIKVQGGSFQGKKITFHDPCYLGRGNNVYEAPREVLEKLDAELSEMKRSKAKGFCCGAGGAQMFKEPEKGSKDVNVERTEEALALNPDYIAVGCPFCMTMMTDGVKNFNKEESVKVLDIAELIAKAADL
- a CDS encoding (Fe-S)-binding protein, with protein sequence MIAQIVFVLLFVSASYWFSRNLSKIIRNIRLGRDLNRNDRSGDRWMTMVRVALGQSKMVVRPVAGIMHIFVYVGFIIINFEVLEIIIDGVFGTHRFFASLGPVYNFLIACFEVLALLVLVGVLVFLARRNILKLKRFWMKEMTSWPRTDANIILITEVLLMTAFLTMNATDSILQSRGFGHYIQAGSFPVSSMFANVFSGMSSESLEMIERFCWWFHIVGILLFLNYVPYSKHFHIFLSFPNTYYSNLEQKGRFTNMESVTREVKLMLDPSAVPPPTDPNAAPQRFGAKDVYDLTWKQLMDAYSCTECGRCTSSCPANQTGKLLSPRKIMMDTRDRLEEVGKNIDKHGKDFRDDKSLLNYITEEELWACTSCNACTDACPVNIDPLSIIVDMRRYLVMEESKVPQELAGMFSKIENNGAPWQFAQADRFKWAEEGA